In one window of Qipengyuania profundimaris DNA:
- a CDS encoding TrbG/VirB9 family P-type conjugative transfer protein: protein MNRALIPALALAMLAAPAVAKDSRLVEIFYDEAKVVRVDGKVTVQASIVFGDDETIENVAIGDSQAWQVTPNKRADILFVKPLAPRASTNLTVITSKRTYLFDLVASPNAKPLYVLRFDYPEEPEEEPQLAQANAAEKQAASDPFAVVDPADLNFAWSASGDPELLPENTFDDGSATFLTWPQGKQVPAILVENAKGVEGPVNFTVRGDTIVVDGVPRTLILRSGEERAELVNTGPERPAQPVSARGSAALAQKGDS from the coding sequence ATGAACCGCGCGCTCATTCCCGCGCTTGCCCTGGCCATGCTGGCCGCGCCTGCCGTCGCGAAGGATTCGCGTCTGGTCGAGATCTTCTATGACGAGGCGAAAGTCGTTCGCGTGGACGGCAAGGTCACCGTGCAGGCCTCCATCGTGTTCGGCGACGACGAGACTATCGAGAATGTCGCCATCGGGGATTCGCAGGCCTGGCAGGTCACGCCCAACAAGCGGGCCGACATCCTGTTCGTCAAACCGCTCGCGCCGCGTGCCTCCACCAATCTCACGGTCATCACCAGCAAGCGCACCTATCTGTTCGATCTTGTCGCCAGCCCCAATGCGAAGCCGCTTTACGTGCTTCGCTTCGACTATCCGGAGGAGCCGGAAGAGGAGCCGCAGCTGGCACAGGCGAATGCCGCGGAAAAGCAAGCGGCCAGCGATCCTTTCGCCGTTGTCGATCCGGCAGACCTCAACTTTGCCTGGAGCGCGTCGGGCGATCCAGAGCTGTTGCCCGAGAATACGTTCGACGATGGCAGCGCGACCTTCCTCACCTGGCCGCAGGGCAAGCAGGTTCCGGCGATCCTTGTCGAAAATGCCAAGGGCGTCGAAGGACCGGTCAATTTTACCGTGCGCGGCGATACGATCGTCGTCGATGGTGTGCCGCGCACGCTGATCCTGCGCTCGGGCGAAGAGCGCGCCGAGCTCGTCAACACCGGGCCCGAACGCCCGGCCCAACCGGTTTCCGCACGCGGCAGTGCCGCGCTTGCCCAGAAGGGAGATAGCTAA
- a CDS encoding type IV secretion system protein, whose amino-acid sequence MSANCQQAAEQVGNGVAAALKGVDCVAGETAAAAFGRLFASGGALTTTLTIVLTLFIAIFGFALLTGRTNIGVRSLVPRMMTLGLVLTFATSWVAYQSVVWNLAIGTPDYLAGILTGAQGSATQVFAQKIDVVFMAIQEASAGGGEDFSAFSPEGMMWLGAMLFMLGTVGLLVTTKIALSVLVALGPIFVVMALFNGTRGLFTGWIKGLTLCALTPLFAVLGGSIMLELAVPVLGALVATPGSIDPQAAMAFFMIGAVHVALMVLVLKVAGSMVAGWTVFGMTPDSQDKGSSAPAAAPQAAPAPALVQAQAANSASSQARRIDVSAVPTAAAANDAGGTSVTRTTKVFATASGNGQVAPLNSGPSRAMGIGSRFKPAPPKALDRSVEKR is encoded by the coding sequence ATGAGCGCGAACTGCCAGCAGGCTGCCGAACAGGTCGGCAACGGTGTCGCCGCCGCGCTGAAGGGCGTGGACTGCGTCGCGGGTGAAACTGCGGCAGCAGCCTTCGGTCGGCTGTTCGCATCGGGCGGGGCGCTGACGACGACGCTGACGATCGTCCTCACCCTGTTCATCGCGATCTTCGGTTTTGCGCTGCTGACCGGGCGCACCAATATCGGCGTGCGCAGCCTGGTGCCGCGGATGATGACGCTCGGCCTGGTGCTGACCTTCGCAACCAGCTGGGTCGCTTACCAGAGCGTCGTCTGGAACCTCGCGATCGGAACGCCCGACTATCTCGCGGGCATTCTCACCGGCGCACAGGGCAGTGCGACGCAGGTCTTCGCCCAGAAGATCGATGTCGTGTTCATGGCCATCCAGGAGGCCAGCGCCGGCGGGGGCGAGGATTTCTCGGCCTTTTCGCCCGAGGGCATGATGTGGCTAGGCGCGATGCTCTTCATGCTCGGCACCGTCGGCCTGCTGGTGACGACCAAGATCGCGCTTAGCGTGCTGGTCGCGCTCGGTCCGATCTTCGTAGTGATGGCGCTGTTCAATGGCACACGCGGGCTGTTCACTGGCTGGATCAAGGGCCTGACGCTGTGCGCGCTTACTCCGCTGTTCGCCGTCCTTGGCGGCAGCATCATGCTCGAACTCGCCGTGCCCGTACTCGGCGCGCTGGTGGCGACGCCCGGCAGCATCGATCCGCAGGCGGCTATGGCATTCTTCATGATCGGTGCGGTGCATGTCGCGCTTATGGTGCTGGTGCTGAAAGTCGCCGGTTCGATGGTTGCCGGCTGGACCGTGTTCGGCATGACGCCCGACAGCCAGGACAAGGGCTCTTCTGCTCCCGCCGCCGCACCGCAGGCCGCCCCGGCACCCGCCCTCGTACAGGCCCAGGCGGCGAATTCCGCCAGCTCGCAAGCGCGCCGCATCGATGTTTCGGCCGTACCGACGGCGGCTGCGGCCAATGACGCGGGCGGCACATCGGTCACCCGCACCACCAAGGTGTTCGCGACCGCTTCAGGCAATGGTCAGGTCGCACCACTCAATTCCGGGCCCAGCCGGGCGATGGGGATCGGCAGCCGTTTCAAGCCCGCCCCGCCCAAGGCCCTCGACCGTTCCGTGGAGAAACGCTGA